One window from the genome of Schistocerca piceifrons isolate TAMUIC-IGC-003096 chromosome 1, iqSchPice1.1, whole genome shotgun sequence encodes:
- the LOC124776361 gene encoding uncharacterized protein LOC124776361 encodes MLYGKKSDLTIEDNVAAADKNLDTLFERLRLEEDRLNETELLSTSHTNAFISKQSKQFVKGGQQETSTVQCFKCSKNEHVKKHCRNKPSAKYLVYCRENYSRNNCKQRGHFARECRSPKLDRYKTSDKLDNKESKVLIHDETKLEGIGVGDVELEAFDGEQWYDAVLKNVLYVPNINFNLRSVAQALDKGYVQTANADLSVFKTADNLETAAIGRH; translated from the exons ATGTTATATGGCAAGAAATCGGATTTGACAATTGAAG ATAATGTAGCGGCAGCTGACAAAAATCTTGACACATTGTTTGAACGTTTGCGTCTGGAGGAAGATAGGTTAAATGAAACAGAGCTGTTAAGCACGTCCCACACTAATGCTTTTATCTCAAAACAAAGTAAACAATTTGTCAAAGGAGGTCAGCAGGAAACATCTACAGTTCAATGTTTCAAATGCAGCAAAAACGAGCATgtaaagaaacactgcagaaataAACCAAGTGCCAAATATTTAGTATACTGTAGAGAGAATTATTCACGTAACAACTGCAAACAAAGGGGTCATTTTGCCAGGGAATGTCGAAGTCCAAAGTTAGACAGATACAAGACAAGTGATAAACTTGACAATAAAGAATCAAAAG TGTTAATTCATGATGAAACTAAATTAGAAGGAATTGGAGTGGGAGATGTCGAATTAGAGGCTTTCGATGGAGAACAGTGGTATGATGCAGTTCTGAAGAATGTTCTATATGTACCaaacataaatttcaatttacGTTCTGTTGCTCAAGCCTTAGACAAAGGCTATGTTCAGACTGCAAATGCAGATCTCTCAGTTTTCAAAACCGCTGACAATCTGGAAACTGCAGCAATAGGTCGACACTAA